The Hyperthermus butylicus DSM 5456 genome includes a region encoding these proteins:
- a CDS encoding DUF996 domain-containing protein: protein MNLNLAKLLVIAGIIVSLLSSGHPSAAIIGLVLYLVGMYGLASYYEQSEILRYALISTVGFLAGVVVAVLVMGLGSIFAGLLAGPPGFGTAIIAGLVLLYISMLAMGYYRRRLMEILARYGDEGLARLTGKLYWYGAILTIIIIGFIVLLIASILELVVVATLRSR, encoded by the coding sequence TTGAATCTCAATCTTGCAAAGCTCCTGGTTATTGCTGGCATCATTGTATCCCTCCTGAGTTCTGGACATCCTTCAGCAGCTATTATCGGACTCGTACTGTACCTTGTAGGCATGTACGGCTTAGCCTCGTACTACGAGCAGAGCGAGATACTTCGCTATGCGCTTATCTCCACGGTAGGCTTCCTGGCTGGCGTAGTAGTTGCCGTGCTCGTAATGGGGCTCGGCTCGATATTCGCTGGCCTGCTCGCCGGACCGCCGGGTTTTGGCACTGCGATAATTGCTGGCCTCGTCCTACTCTACATCTCCATGCTCGCAATGGGATACTACCGGAGAAGGCTAATGGAGATCCTAGCCAGATACGGGGACGAGGGCCTCGCAAGGCTGACCGGGAAACTCTACTGGTACGGTGCAATACTAACTATAATCATTATAGGCTTCATAGTCCTCCTCATAGCCAGCATCTTAGAGCTGGTAGTAGTAGCTACACTACGCAGCCGCTAG
- a CDS encoding ABC transporter ATP-binding protein has translation MFPGEEPHVLVYRLKKYFPVRGFIRVSGWVKAVDDVSFIIPRGKTIGLVGESGSGKTTIGRLILRLIEPTSGYVFFDGRNVFELRGKELKAFRKKAQMIFQDPYSSLNPRMTVYDIIMEALKVHRVEVGDPYAYIVKLLEEVGLNETHVYRYPHEFSGGQRQRIAIARALAVNPEFMVLDEPTSALDVSVQAQILNLLKELQAKRKLTYLFISHDLGVVRYMSDYIAVMYLGKIVELGPAEEVFEKPLHPYTKMLLASIPIPDPAKARAKKPIRIVGEPPSPINPPPGCRFHTRCPYASERCRREEPPLVEAERGHWVACWLYR, from the coding sequence ATGTTTCCAGGCGAGGAACCCCACGTACTTGTCTATAGGCTTAAGAAGTACTTCCCTGTAAGGGGGTTCATCAGGGTTAGTGGCTGGGTCAAGGCCGTAGATGATGTCTCGTTCATTATTCCACGCGGCAAGACCATTGGGCTTGTAGGGGAGAGCGGCAGCGGCAAGACGACTATTGGTAGGCTTATTCTACGCCTCATAGAGCCGACAAGTGGCTACGTGTTCTTTGATGGACGGAACGTCTTCGAGCTGAGAGGTAAGGAGCTTAAAGCATTCCGGAAGAAGGCGCAGATGATATTCCAGGACCCATATAGCAGCCTCAACCCAAGGATGACCGTTTACGACATAATCATGGAGGCATTGAAGGTCCACCGGGTAGAGGTTGGAGACCCCTACGCATACATTGTGAAGCTACTAGAGGAGGTTGGGCTCAACGAGACCCACGTCTACCGTTACCCCCACGAGTTTAGCGGCGGGCAGAGGCAGAGAATAGCTATCGCAAGGGCTCTCGCGGTAAACCCTGAGTTCATGGTGCTTGACGAGCCCACAAGCGCTCTCGACGTATCGGTGCAGGCTCAGATACTAAACCTCCTAAAAGAGTTGCAGGCAAAGAGGAAACTGACATACCTCTTCATAAGCCACGATCTCGGCGTCGTGAGGTACATGAGCGATTACATAGCAGTCATGTACCTGGGCAAGATAGTCGAGCTCGGCCCTGCAGAGGAGGTGTTTGAAAAACCGCTACATCCCTACACCAAGATGCTACTAGCCTCCATACCCATACCTGATCCCGCCAAGGCCCGGGCAAAGAAGCCGATAAGAATAGTAGGCGAGCCTCCCTCCCCCATCAACCCGCCACCCGGATGCCGGTTCCATACACGTTGCCCCTACGCCAGCGAAAGGTGTAGGAGGGAGGAGCCACCACTCGTCGAGGCCGAGCGCGGCCACTGGGTTGCATGTTGGCTCTACAGATAG